CCCTAATCCACCAATTAAGTATGAATTTGCATTACTTGAATTTATATTAAGTAGTTCAAAAAGTAGATTAAAATCTTCTTTTTTAATTTCTATTGAATGAGAAAATATCTCTTTAAAATCAAACAGAAAAATATCTCCTTCAATATAAGGACGATGAACTTTTCCTAAATAGTCTATAACTTCACTTTCGAGATATTGAATGCCTTTATAAAAATTTAATTTATCAACATTTAAACTAAATTTATTTATAAAAGTAAAAAATCTTTTATTGTATTCCCAATTTAAAAAGTGTTCCATATATTCAACAATCTTTTTAAAATTACTATGATTTCTTCCATAATGTACATCAATATTAAAAAATATTCTTTCCATATAATCAGGGATTATTTGAGTATGTAGTGCGATAGGTGAAACATAATCAGGATAAGTTGTAAAGGGCAAAGAATAAGATTTATAATAATCATACTCTTTTAAAATATAAAATTCATTTATTTGCTCTTGGTTAAAATATTTAGCAATATTTGGAGCTTCAGAATAAATTTTTATTTCATATTTTTTATTATCTAAAATAAATAGATTTTCTTTTGTGAAGCCTTTATAATTAACATTTAATTCTGTAACGGCTGAAAACTCATTAAAAAGATAGTTTCTAGGGATATCAATATATGGAAAAGCTTCTAGCACTTCCGTTGATTGACCATAATTATCTATTTTAGAGACATATTGCTCATAATATGGAGCTATAAATTCAACATTAGGATAACTTAATTCTTTAAAATCACCTATAACAAAATCAAAATTATTACTATTAAATTTATAGATATCCAAAGGATAACGACCTCTTGGATAGTTTTCCAAATCTACAATTTGAGACATAATTAAGCCTTAGATTTTTGGCAAGTAATCATATTACAATTACTTAAAGCATTTGAAATCTCTTTTGTAATTGTATTATTACTTTGTTCGGCAAGATAATCAATAGCTAGTTTTGAAACTTCTAGCAATTTATCATCTTTTTTTGTATCAGTTGTTTTAATATATTCACTTATTGTTTTAGTTGCAACTGGAATAAGCAAATTTATAAAAACTTGTTTTAAAATTGTTAGTAACATTATATAAATTCTCCTTTTCGCATTTGTAAAGCTAATTTATAGCTTCTTGTTTCTTTTTCATTTTTATCTTTTCTTAGAGCCACAAAGTCTCTATGCCATTTACTATCTAACATTTCTTTTGAAGCGGTTTCATAATCCCTTTCATTTACCGCTTTAATCATTTTTTGAAACTTTTTAAATCCAGTTTCGCCAAGATTAAAAACCATTTGAATTAATACATTTTTAACGCAGTCATCCACGTAGTAAAAATGATCAAAAAAACCATATAAAAATAAATTACATCTTTCTATATCTTCATCTAACATTCTAAGGGCTTCATCTTTTGTTATTCCTCTTGTTTCTAAATTTCTACCCACTCCTATAGTTTGATATCCAGCTGGGCAAGTGTAAACCTTTAATTTTAAGCCCTCATTTTCAATAAGGCTTTGTTTTAATTTTTCATAATTCATTTTTTTAACTCCATTAATCTTTTAATATTTCTTCTTACAGCGTTGTAAGAAATCCCACATCTTTTAGCTATTGTAAAAGCTGATATATTTATTTTTTTCTCATTTTCTATATTATCTTGTACAAGTTCACACATAGCATTTAAAACAAGAATTTCATTTTGTTTAAAATATAATCTACTCATTAAGCTATCCTTTTTCTAAACTCTTTAAATGTTGTAATATTTGAGCTATCTGTATCTAAGAAAGTAAAAAGGCAATCAAGATTATTTTTTAAATCTTTTTTATATTTATGAATTTCAAGCACATCTATTCCTGAATGATTTAAGAAATCTTCCGCCCTTGTACAAAAATCAAGAGTTTTAAGTCTTGCATTATCAACTAAGCCTAAATGTTTAGTTTGTTGCAGTTCTTTATCGGCATTTAGTAAAATTTCTACGAGTTCAGAAGCATTAAAAGAGCCTCTTTTTAATTTAATAAATGTTGATAAAACAGCTTTGAAAGCATTTTTAACATACATCACAGCGGGTTTACTTACATCTCTTATTTTTTGTAGTTTCTCTACTATATTGCCTTTAAATTCAGACATAAAAAGCCACAAAGGGTGTATAACTGCTCTTTGAAATCTCTTTTTAATTGCTTCTTGACTTAAGATGATAATTTCATCATCATTGATTTTATATCCTGATTGTATCTCTTGACACTCTTTATTAGAGAAGTCTTTTAAAACAAAGGTATTTATTAAATAGTTCCAAATACTAGAGATTGATTTTAATAAGCTATCTAAGTTTTCAATAAGACCAAAAGAGCTACAAAGTTCTTTTAACTTTTCTCTTCTTAATTGAAATTCAATTCGCCAAACTGTTTTTGTATCATCATATTTTGGGTTCTGCTCCCACGATAGATATTTTACAAATGCAGTTTTTTTATCTTTTTCAATTTTGTGAGTTTTATTATAAATTCTCAACATTTCAGCACCTTTACCAATAGAAAAGCCCGTAAATTTTAAGCCACTAAAAAATAATTCTGTATCTTGATTATGAATTTTTCTAAGTTTTTTTAATGTTTTTAATCTATAAAAATCTAGTATGTTAAAGTTATAACCTTGTATATCCTTAGCCAAATGAAGTTCTGATACTTTAATGAAATAGTTTTTTAACAAAGAGCCTACATATTCAACAACTGTTTTAATGGCTCTTGTATAACCATTTCTTAAAAGAAATTCACTCCTAAATTCAGCTTTTACAACGGGGTTTTTATGTTCACTTATTTTTCTAAAAGATAGGGTAAAATCAGCATTTTGACAAACAACATTAAAACCATTTTGAGACGAAGCCATAACACGAAGCTTTATTCCATTAAGATTTACAGAGACATATCGCTCTTGACTATCTTCGTTTTTAATATCCATAGCTTTTCTTTTTGCTACTAGAAAGATATCTACAAAAGCATTAAATATCATTTTGTCCGCTTCTATATCAGCTGGATAAAATTGTAATTTTAAAGTATCTACTAAATCATTCAAACATACATACATTTTTTAAAGTTCCTTTTTTTCTACTATTTAGGGTAGGGGTGCTTATTTTGTCCCTTTTAGCCCCCCTTGTTAATCTAGCAGGGGACTAAGATTTTTTTTTCTTTTTTTTTAAGTTTTATAACTCCACAAATTGCGAGAAAATAGGCTTAATTAAAGTATTTCCAAACTCTTTAACTTCTCCTAATCTTCCTACAGCTAAATATCTACAATCTATTTTTAAATCTTCAAAATCTTTTTGCTTAATAGGAGTTTCTATCTCTCCACCAATAAATGATATTTTTGCAGTATATTTATTAGGGTAAAATGCAGGTATTCCGTTATTTTCTTTTTGTATTCCAGTTTCTTTATCCATTATTGGTTTACCTGGTATCTCTACAAGCTCAACAACCTTGCAACCTAAAGAGATTTTGTTTTCTTCTCTTTGTTTAAGTTTAAAATCAAACTCCTCTTGTTGTTTTTGAAGAGCAAGAGCTATTTTTTCATCTATACTTAATTCTTTATTTTTTTCCATTGGGGTAATCCTTTTTTTTATTTATTTTAAGTTCCTAAGAACTTAAAGAAGTTGTTAAAAAAAACAACTTTCTTAAATTCTCTCTTTTCAGCCTAACGGCTAAGAATAGCTCTCTTTAAGCCTTAACGGGCAAAGCCCTTAGGCTTAAGGCTTTTTTCTTTTATTTTAATTTCCAATAAATGCCCCCAAAATTGATATAAAATACCTTTCCCATATCTACGATTTTTTCAAAATCGTTAAGAGTGCTTTGCACTCCGCTTTTAGAGGTAAAATTATCAAGTTTACTAAGAAGTTCATCTTTAGTAACATATTGGACTTTTTCCATTTCTTCTATTGGAAGTTTATTTTTAAAGTAGATTTCACAAGCTGACATTTTTATCCTTTC
The Aliarcobacter faecis genome window above contains:
- a CDS encoding glycoside hydrolase family protein, whose amino-acid sequence is MNYEKLKQSLIENEGLKLKVYTCPAGYQTIGVGRNLETRGITKDEALRMLDEDIERCNLFLYGFFDHFYYVDDCVKNVLIQMVFNLGETGFKKFQKMIKAVNERDYETASKEMLDSKWHRDFVALRKDKNEKETRSYKLALQMRKGEFI